The Pochonia chlamydosporia 170 chromosome 1, whole genome shotgun sequence genome window below encodes:
- a CDS encoding cytochrome c oxidase assembly protein CtaG/Cox11 (similar to Beauveria bassiana ARSEF 2860 XP_008599495.1) produces MNSAPRLARSSTRAASSKWACFSCRNTRPQHSQPHLRLNIRRNASTSNPRTTAHLSQQAAPSMEQIRAHYNRKNQTVAFYTLSVIIGTVAVAYGSVPLYKMICQTTGWGGQPIRAHGSSYEGDLSSRLVPVTSANRIKVTFNASVSDELPWKFIPQQREVRVLPGETALAFYKATNRGDKDIIGVATYSVTPAQCAPYFSKIQCFCFEEQRLNAGETVDMPVFFYLDPDLLNDLNMKGVETVTLNYTFFKARYDNNGRFKAPAVA; encoded by the exons atgaaCAGCGCACCAAGGCTGGCGCGCAGCTCCACGCGCGCAGCCTCATCAAAATGGGCCTGTTTCTCCTGCCGTAACACCCGACCGCAGCACTCCCAACCGCATCTCCGGCTAAACATCCGCCGAAACGCATCTACATCCAATCCCCGGACAACAGCACATCTTTCCCAGCAGGCCGCGCCGTCGATGGAGCAAATCCGAGCTCACTACAACCGAAAGAACCAGACCGTTGC ATTCTACACACTCAGCGTCATCATTGGCACCGTAGCCGTAGCATACGGCTCAGTCCCCCTCTACAAAATG ATCTGCCAAACCACCGGCTGGGGCGGGCAGCCCATCCGCGCCCACGGCTCCTCCTACGAAGGCGACCTCTCCAGCCGCCTCGTCCCCGTCACATCCGCCAACCGCATAAAAGTCACCTTCAACGCCTCCGTGTCCGACGAGCTCCCCTGGAAGTTCATCCCGCAGCAGCGCGAGGTCCGCGTCCTGCCCGGCGAGACGGCCCTCGCCTTCTACAAGGCCACCAACAGGGGcgacaaggacatcatcGGCGTGGCGACGTACAGCGTCACGCCGGCGCAGTGCGCACCGTACTTTAGCAAGATTCAGTGCTTTTGCTTCGAGGAGCAGCGGCTGAATGCTGGTGAGACGGTGGACATGCCCGTCTTCTTTTACCTGGATCCGGATCTGTTGAATGATTTGAACATGAAGGGTGTGGAGACGGTTACTCTCAACTATACTTTTTTTA
- a CDS encoding like-Sm ribonucleoprotein (LSM)-related domain-containing protein (similar to Metarhizium robertsii ARSEF 23 XP_007818812.1), giving the protein MSEFLGSRISLISKSDIRYVGTLHEINSDESTVSLENVRSFGTEGRRGRPEEEISPSDQVYEYIVFRGSDVKDLRIEEHPGIKETKAPAVPDDPAIVGARTRDAPPPQQPPNAGFQPPYPPQNNFYGPPPGSWGRGGGPGPMPGPGFAGVPYPPPPGWFPPGQGFPPGPGPWNNAQFPGGPGGPPGPDGAPRGPAQDAKPGPGADAAKASAPVPTEPKSLAQGGRQPANAPKPPVDSKPTAEEVKAAATNLNNGPAAAKNKANARPAPVIPLTGNAAKPFQLPNAGKPTPAGAKAPSTAAPTSVEDATSAARAAVAVAMAQLGTSGTTAMDNLTSKVNEMRVNANRGASSGRGRGRGGRQGAAKVEVPDSDFDFAQSNAKFNKEDIVKEAIASGDVPESPSETMDKELETQPSSGEPAGSYNKSRSFFDNISSESRERAENGGQKPGGREWRGEEQRKNMETFGQGSVDGGYRNYRGRGRGRGGRGRGGFNRGGRGGGNRQQYPAATAEH; this is encoded by the exons ATGTCCGAATTCCTAGG TTCTCGCATCTCACTCATATCCAAGAGTGATATTCG TTATGTCGGAACTCTTCACGAGATCAATTCAGACGAGTCTACAGTCTCCCTCGAGAATGTCCGTTCATTCGGTACCGAGGGACGAAGGGGGCGACCTGAAGAGGAGATTTCTCCATCCGATCAAGTATATGAATATATTGTGTTCCGTGGCAGCGACGTGAAGGATCTGCGCATCGAGGAACACCCCGGTATCAAGGAGACAAAAGCTCCCGCTGTTCCGGATGACCCAGCCATCGTTGGA GCTCGAACCCGAgatgcaccaccaccacaacaaccaccgAATGCAGGCTTCCAACCTCCTTACCCACCTCAAAATAACTTTTATGGCCCACCTCCGGGCTCCTGGGGTCGCGGTGGAGGCCCTGGACCTATGCCTGGACCTGGCTTTGCGGGAGTGCCCTACCCTCCCCCTCCAGGATGGTTTCCTCCTGGCCAGGGATTCCCACCTGGTCCAGGACCTTGGAACAATGCTCAATTCCCTGGTGGCCCCGGCGGACCTCCTGGACCAGATGGAGCTCCACGAGGCCCTGCTCAAGATGCCAAACCAGGCCCTGGTGCAGATGCAGCAAAAGCATCTGCGCCTGTACCAACCGAACCTAAGTCACTTGCCCAAGGCGGACGGCAACCGGCCAATGCCCCTAAACCACCAGTGGACTCAAAGCCTACAGCTGAGGAAGTCAAGGCCGCCGCAACGAACCTGAACAATGGCCCTGCGGCTGCGAAAAACAAGGCAAACGCTCGACCTGCGCCGGTTATTCCTCTCACTGGTAATGCTGCAAAGCCTTTCCAACTGCCCAATGCAGGCAAGCCAACACCTGCTGGTGCAAAGGCTCCATCAACTGCGGCGCCTACCAGTGTGGAAGACGCTACAAGTGCTGCCCGTGCTGCAGTAGCTGTGGCAATGGCTCAACTTGGTACCAGTGGAACTACTGCTATGGACAATTTGACGAGCAAGGTTAATGAGATGCGGGTCAATGCCAACAGAGGAGCGTCAAGTGGCCGTGGCCGCGGGCGCGGCGGACGCCAGGGCGCTGCCAAGGTCGAAGTTCCGGACTCTGACTTTGATTTTGCCCAGTCTAATGCCAAGTTCAATAAGGAAGACATTGTCAAGGAGGCTATTGCTAGTGGCGATGTCCCCGAATCTCCCAGTGAAACAATGGATAAGGAGCTTGAGACCCAGCCAAGTAGCGGCGAGCCTGCCGGTTCTTACAACAAATCACGATCATTTTTCGATAACATCTCCAGTGAATCCAGGGAGAGGGCCGAAAATGGCGGACAAAAGCCCGGTGGCCGGGAGTGGCGGGGAGAGGAACAACGCAAGAATATGGAAACATTTGGACAAGGTAGCGTTGATGGAGGATACCGTAACTACCGCGGACGGGGACGTGGTCGCGGAGGCCGCGGTAGAGGTGGATTTAACAGAGGCGGTCGTGGCGGTGGTAACCGCCAACAATACCCGGCTGCCACGGCTGAACACTAA
- a CDS encoding amine oxidase (similar to Magnaporthe oryzae 70-15 XP_003717809.1) codes for MIRPANSSTRKKVAIVGSGCTGIAALWALNRTYHDVYLYEAADRLGGHTNTVQWKVGKYSTAVDTGFIVLNSATYPNFINFLNKLNVPVDKTEMTFGVSRDQGLFEWAGTNLAAVFCQKRNIFSLRMWRMLFDIIRFNQFALDVIINAEDEQPVKEADSILHSASRAETIGQYLEREGYSDAFRDDYLIPMTAAVWSTSPDKCSLEFPVLTLVRFLWNHHLLSTVAARPDWLTLREGSQSYIDAVMKGFPPNHLFLNTPVRRLSNDENGRVVLHFENGQSDTFDHVILATHGDQALSILGSSATDQERAILSCFQTSENEAVLHSDLTLMPQKRKAWSSWNYLTLSSPSKANIDQVSLTYNMNILQHIPREPFGDVLVTLNPLHRPRAALTKGRFFYSHPLYTPSAVRAQKFLRHIQNKRGISYAGAWTKYGFHEDGFSSGLHVAQEHLGAKLPFDFVDSTYSRGKKPKLGLADHFVRLIILLIQVFVVQILERLAGTGRRSVKPALNGVKPRRVLEKQA; via the exons ATGATACGCCCGGCTAACTCCTCTACCAGGAAGAAGGTAGCCATTGTTGGTAGTGGGTGTACGGGCATTGCAGCATTATGGGCGCTTAATAGAACATATCATGACGTCTATCTTTACGAAGCCGCCGACCGACTAGGCGGGCATACCAACACAGTCCAATGGAAAGTCGGAAAATACTCTACAGCAGTCGACACTGGATTTATTGTCTTGAATAGTGCAACTTATC CGAATTTCATCAATTTCCTAAACAAGTTAAATGTTCCTGTGGACAAGACAGAAATGACATTTGGTGTCTCTCGAGACCAGGGACTATTCGAGTGGGCCGGTACGAATCTCGCCGCAGTATTTTGCCAGAAGAGAAACATCTTTTCATTGCGCATGTGGCGCATGCTATTCGATATAATACGATTCAACCAGTTCGCGCTTGATGTCATCATTAATGCGGAAGATGAGCAGCCGGTAAAGGAAGCAGACAGTATCCTGCATTCCGCGAGCAGGGCCGAAACCATTGGCCAGTACCTGGAGCGAGAGGGCTACTCAGACGCCTTCCGGGACGACTACTTGATCCCAATGACGGCTGCTGTCTGGAGTACCAGTCCTGACAAGTGCAGTCTTGAGTTTCCAGTTTTGACACTGGTGCGATTCTT GTGGAACCATCATCTCCTTTCCACCGTTGCCGCTCGGCCAGATTGGCTGACCCTGCGCGAAGGATCGCAATCATACATTGACGCAGTAATGAAAGGCTTTCCCCCTAATCACCTCTTCCTCAATACACCTGTCAGACGACTCTCGAACGACGAGAACGGGCGGGTTGTGCTGCACTTTGAAAACGGCCAATCCGACACTTTTGACCATGTAATTTTGGCAACCCACGGCGACCAAGCGCTGTCCATTTTGGGATCATCTGCCACCGACCAGGAGCGCGCAATTCTATCCTGCTTCCAAACATCCGAAAACGAGGCGGTTTTGCATTCGGATCTGACACTCATGCCTCAGAAGCGTAAGGCTTGGTCAAGCTGGAATTATCTCACCTTGTCATCCCCGTCCAAGGCCAACATCGACCAAGTATCCCTGACCTACAACATGAATATTCTTCAGCATATTCCACGAGAGCCATTCGGTGATGTCCTCGTCACACTAAACCCTCTGCATCGACCACGCGCTGCCTTGACAAAAGGAAGATTCTTCTACTCACATCCATTATACACTCCGTCCGCTGTTCGCGCCCAAAAGTTTTTGCGACATATCCAGAATAAACGAGGAATCAGCTACGCCGGAGCCTGGACCAAGTATGGTTTCCACGAAGACGGATTCAGTAGTGGTTTACACGTGGCGCAAGAACACCTTGGTGCGAAACTACCATTCGACTTTGTAGATTCAACATATAGCCGCGGCAAGAAACCGAAACTAGGTCTCGCAGACCACTTTGTACGCTTGATTATTCTGCTCATCCAGGTATTTGTGGTTCAAATCCTGGAGCGTTTGGCAGGCACTGGCAGACGATCGGTAAAGCCAGCACTGAACGGAGTCAAACCGAGGCGGGTTCTGGAGAAGCAGGCATGA
- a CDS encoding NADH(P)-binding domain-containing protein, with the protein MHIYITGSTGRNGKLTLQAALANNHTVTALVRNPSSLTPHPNLTIVQGTPTSQADVQRALTTPQLPQAIISTLSLRRTSDSPFAALSPDSPADFLESTMETLIAAVKSTFPASKLPKIIVNSSMGAGSSEPAMSMPIRFIFKHTAMRFTLQGHNNMDEIVRQSGLTFVLARAARLVDGQEAGDLEALSDDGKGCGWNPTTNRGALGRWMVEAAETDTWDGKSPVLID; encoded by the coding sequence ATGCACATCTACATCACCGGCAGCACCGGCCGCAACGGCAAACTCACCCTCCAAGCCgccctcgccaacaaccacaCCGTCACCGCACTTGTCCGCAACCCATCCTCACTCACCCCCCACCCAAACCTCACCATCGTCCAAGGAACACCAACATCCCAAGCAGACGTCCAAAGGGCGCTCACCACCCCCCAACTTCCCCAGGCAATAATATCAACTCTCAGTCTACGACGCACATCCGACAGCCCCTTTGCGGCCCTgtcaccagactctccagCCGACTTTCTCGAATCGACCATGGAAACACTCATAGCAGCCGTCAAATCAACGTTTCCCGCATCAAAATTACCCAAAATCATTGTCAATTCGTCCATGGGCGCGGGGTCCTCGGAGCcggccatgtccatgcccatTCGGTTCATTTTCAAACACACCGCCATGCGGTTTACCCTCCAGGGCCACAATAACATGGATGAGATTGTTCGACAGAGTGGTCTTACGTTCGTGTTAGCCCGTGCGGCGAGGCTGGTCGATGGACAGGAAGCCGGGGATTTGGAGGCCTTGAGCGATGATGGTAAAGGATGTGGGTGGAATCCGACTACGAATAGAGGCGCTTTGGGGAGGTGGATGGTTGAGGCGGCTGAGACGGACACTTGGGATGGTAAATCGCCTGTCCTTATTGACTAG
- a CDS encoding vesicle transport v-SNARE protein (similar to Metarhizium robertsii ARSEF 23 XP_007818811.2), with protein sequence MSNPLDTEAGSELFSSYEAELKLVQADLLQKLDQIPELSGEPRKSAVSQAGRALEEADELLGSMRLEKQNIPTSSRAKVNQRFRNYESDVDSQRRKLAAFTSDRADPYASRYTDEPQGSTDALLEQRQQLLSGTERLDRSTQRLKASQQLAYETEAIGASTLADLGVQRERIQSAHDTLLNSEGYVDRSVKTLRGMARRMATNKVITIAIITVLVLLIIAVIVSKFR encoded by the exons ATGTCTAACCCCCTCGACACTGAGGCTGGCTCTGAGCTTTTCAGCTCTTATGAAGCAGAGCTGAAGCTTGTGCAAGCAGACCTGTTGCAGAAACTGGACCAGATCCCAGAGCTGTCAGGAGAGCCTCGTAAAAGCGCAGTCAGTCAGGCAGGGCGGGCTTTGGAGGAAGCAGATGAACTG CTGGGCTCTATGCGCTTGGAAAAGCAAAATATCCCAACTTCTTCTCGCGCCAAGGTTAACCAGCGATTCCGCAACTACGAATCAGACGTCGACTCCCAGCGCCGGAAACTTGCCGCCTTCACTTCTGATCGCGCAGATCCTTACGCATCACGGTATACGGATGAGCCCCAGGGATCAACCGATGCCCTTCTTGAGCAGCGACAGCAGCTGCTGTCCGGCACGGAACGTCTCGATAGAAGTACCCAGAGGCTaaaagccagccagcaattAGCGTACGAGACTGAGGCTATTGGAGCAAGCACTCTGGCCGACCTTGGAGTTCAGCGTGAAAGAATTCAGAGTGCGCATGATACACTGCTCAACAGCGAGGGCTACGTCGACAGGAGCGTAAAGACGCTGCGGGGGATGGCTCGTAG GATGGCTACGAATAAGGTGATCACtattgccatcatcactgTTCTGGTACTTTTGATTATCGCCGTCATTGTCAGCAAGTTCAGATGA
- a CDS encoding Zn2Cys6 transcription factor (similar to Cordyceps militaris CM01 XP_006667704.1) has protein sequence MSGDAATAAPATHKPSSTGSNTSSFENTSTQMRTPPQQHAVHTPPQGTGAQPLGISQQQQQQQQQQQQRSVKRPRPVKSCTECRKRKLRCDRLLPCSQCQKSTRICKYAADHDPANLSDGSDTEPVDINRPNKRSCPPGTANPNNVTNNDTATTPAKNGGSPGMPMLEDLSLRMERLERHMQGRSPAPTDTSGGRILYAASDTVRGLSVKSGGMTTRFFGQHSPRVMLNVFPEARAYLMGQHRGHASDDLLKSFGLLHKHRQDELHLAMKPITVFVDSMMPVQKRMTDILPKKEICDRLVTMYFDTSETIYRILHARTFYDAYSKYWDGKLQSESFLPQLLCVLSVASRFETKSRGMGHERSEGVHIPTACALVQSWLDNLKGKQLVDITTVQVQVLLIHASRMITPRLQDSWNKLGYVLRLAMSMGMHRDPTESDPRIPVFWGEIRRRLWFTLADMDLHMSIACNMPALLRDGDFTCKPPRNLNDSELFPDMQDLPPTRPIDQETDNQMQVYAAITLAARMRVAPLVNRIDSIRDYSEVLDVGTKLERFLDDINYIFPRQGSYSVDQKSKQWRSRVILDMHVRRPLLALYRPLALGAPDVPAEISRSFLKSSVVILKYLDELDPTQPSYPVVAEMYHQILKPDIIYCSLSVCYYIQSAVRQNSDSVIFSQHGGPSLSVAQGDDMSMVSAEVVVPWSPARLTSTVQESLDLLIKHMGGGDTKDILCLAAVLETVKTAEPNVQEVTRNLYAVLDACLRSSGIPKEKLHTVSMDHYGADSYMHGQPAYGYANSMGSGGSASNLAGWILWDGWE, from the exons ATGTCTGGAGACGCTGCCACAGCGGCCCCGGCCACTCACAAGCCGTCATCGACCGGCTCTAACACCAGCTCATTCGAAAACACTTCCACGCAAATGCGAACACCACCGCAACAACATGCCGTTCATACGCCACCACAAGGAACTGGGGCACAGCCGCTTGGAATTtcacagcagcagcagcagcaacaacaacaacaacagcaaagaaGTGTTAAGCGACCAAGGCCAGTCAAGTCTTGTACGGAATGTCGGAAGCGGAAACTGCGATGCGACCGTCTTTTACCATGCTCCCAATGTCAAAAGTCCACTCGCATCTGCAAATATGCTGCTGATCATGACCCAGCAAATCTGTCAGACGGCTCCGACACGGAACCGGTAGATATTAATCGACCAAATAAACGCAGCTGTCCACCAGGTACGGCTAATCCGAACAACGTTACGAACAACGACACTGCCACAACGCCCGCCAAAAATGGCGGGTCACCAGGGATGCCGATGCTGGAGGATTTGTCTTTGCGGATGGAGCGATTGGAGAGGCACATGCAGGGCCGTAGTCCTGCCCCAACAGATACCAGTGGTGGCAGAATATTGTATGCGGCTAGCGACACTGTCAGAGGACTTTCGGTCAAGAGCGGCGGTATGACGACTAGATTCTTCGGACAACACAGCCCACGAGTGATGCTGAATGTG TTTCCCGAAGCTCGGGCTTATTTAATGGGCCAGCATCGAGGCCACGCATCCGATGACCTTCTCAAAAGTTTTGGATTGTTACATAAACATAGACAAGACGAGCTGCACCTAGCCATGAAGCCCATAACGGTGTTTGTCGATTCTATGATGCCGGTGCAGAAACGCATGACAGACATTTTGCCCAAGAAAGAAATATGTGACCGCCTCGTCACAATGTATTTTGATACCTCGGAGACGATATACAGAATTCTCCATGCAAGAACGTTTTATGATGCTTACAGCAAGTACTGGGACGGCAAGCTTCAGTCTGAGTCCTTCTTACCCCAGCTACTCTGCGTTTTGTCTGTCGCCTCCCGATTTGAAACCAAATCAAGAGGCATGGGCCATGAACGTAGTGAAGGGGTACACATCCCAACAGCGTGCGCCCTGGTTCAAAGCTGGCTGGACAACCTCAAAGGAAAACAGCTCGTCGACATCACCACTGTGCAGGTTCAAGTTTTACTGATACACGCATCAAGAATGATCACACCTAGGCTACAGGACTCATGGAACAAACTGGGCTACGTTTTGCGACTCGCGATGAGCATGGGTATGCATCGAGATCCTACAGAGAGCGACCCTCGAATTCCTGTTTTCTGGGGCGAGATACGGCGCAGGCTCTGGTTCACgttggcagacatggacctaCACATGTCCATAGCTTGCAATATGCCTGCTTTGCTTCGCGATGGCGACTTCACATGCAAACCGCCAAGAAACCTCAACGATTCTGAGCTCTTCCCGGATATGCAAGACCTCCCCCCGACTCGGCCAATCGACCAGGAGACAGATAATCAGATGCAGGTGTATGCCGCCATAACACTGGCAGCTCGTATGAGAGTAGCGCCACTAGTCAATCGAATTGATTCAATCCGTGACTATTCAGAAGTTTTGGATGTTGGAACAAAATTGGAACGGTTTCTGGACGACATCAACTACATCTTTCCGCGACAAGGATCGTATAGCGTGGATCAAAAGAGCAAACAATGGCGAAGCCGAGTGATTCTCGACATGCATGTGAGACGACCACTTCTGGCGCTGTACCGTCCTTTGGCGCTTGGAGCACCAGATGTCCCAGCGGAAATATCGCGATCGTTTTTGAAATCATCCGTTGTGATTTTGAAATATCTCGATGAGCTGGACCCCACACAACCTTCATACCCAGTGGTAGCGGAGATGTATCACCAAATCTTGAAGCCAGATATCATCTACTGCTCACTGAGTGTCTGCTATTACATTCAATCGGCCGTCCGCCAGAATTCTGATTCTGTCATTTTTAGTCAACATGGCGGGCCGAGTCTGTCGGTCGCACAAGGGGACGACATGTCAATGGTCTCTGCGGAAGTCGTGGTGCCTTGGTCACCTGCGCGGCTGACATCCACCGTTCAAGAGAGTTTGGATCTACTCATCAAGCACATGGGTGGAGGCGACACCAAGGACATATTATGTCTCGCCGCTGTACTTGAAACTGTTAAGACTGCAGAACCCAACGTTCAGGAGGTGACACGGAATCTCTATGCAGTACTGGATGCTTGTCTGAGATCGTCCGGCATACCAAAGGAAAAGCTTCACACAGTTTCAATGGATCACTATGGTGCAGATTCATACATGCACGGCCAACCAGCATATGGATACGCCAATAGTATGGGGTCAGGGGGTTCAGCCAGCAATCTTGCAGGCTGGATTCTCTGGGATGGGTGGGAATGA
- a CDS encoding Nulp1-pending protein (similar to Cordyceps militaris CM01 XP_006667705.1), giving the protein MSSRQLRKLQQQKELEKAQEPSQESDISDTDEPVKTASKPRPNLFAALGGEEEEEEEEEEDNDVPLEPQEPSPEVATSTKKSKKKKKKGKKKAAVVEDQDPDEDEIDRAIKELKLSSGNGSGDGDGQESAVTRPRKKMNELLSINPYHLKDINEMRNLFGRDIIDSANAEERQEQQQSRRRRNMPREVDLETYLREAPGAKKLSEVSLRRNLFIQGREHWPRASAGGLTMGEVKKSEDGLSTEYAYLHGKDYDAAQGVFWAFVQIGDPMRMVHLLKEIPYHVSTLLQVSSVAKQDQNMALAAELCERALFTFGRVATSAFRQDVEHGRARLDFRRPENRQFWLAGYHYLRSLIRKGAYRTALEWAKLLYSLDPQDPYAMRHYIHFLAVRAYESKWLVEFLDQMALVADHPDMIYLRQSLVPAKLQMGDTDGARELLEHGIRTVPWLYCALFQELNLDTPPSIWGINADSDSRNFWVKLYIYQAKELWNNGQSTPFLQQVAQSVEKVDAKALPSQDPAVDRGATRLAYLEGQTSLLALAPRNLLDVQPNYEFDPLPPPKDENIFTGESTRLPWGRERENQAQDDQQHGRADELVARMQNLLARRGVAPGAGAGAGAAAPGGMMGMVNAGGDVDDEDDEIRALRAADDEELQRDIEAHMNWGTEQGFLGTLMQLLGVGRRANDEGVDEDDQGDDGDGPPGSWPEDTDAR; this is encoded by the exons ATGTCGAGCAGACAGTTGCGGAAGCTCCAGCAACAAaaggagctggagaaagCTCAAGAACCCTCCCAAGAATCCGATATAAGCGACACAGACGAGCCGGTTAAAACGGCGTCGAAACCACGACCGAATCTTTTCGCGGCTTTAGGaggcgaagaggaagaggaagaggaggaggaagaggataACGACGTGCCGTTGGAGCCGCAGGAACCGAGTCCAGAAGTAGCAACCAGTACAAaaaaaagcaagaagaagaaaaagaagggtaagaagaaggcagctgTAGTTGAGGATCAAGACCccgacgaggatgagatTGACAGGGCGATCAAGGAGTTGAAGCTGAGTTCTGGGAACGGTTCTGGCGACGGCGATGGACAGGAGAGCGCGGTAACTAGGCCGCGAAAGAAGATGAATGAACTTCTGTCCATTAATCCTTATCACTTGAAGGATATCAACGAGATGAGGAACCTGTTTGGCAGGGACATTATTGACTCTGCGAACGCGGAGGAGCggcaggagcagcagcagagtCGGCGGAGGAGGAACATGCCTCGGGAGGTGGACCTGGAGACCTATCTACGGGAAGCTCCTGGGGCGAAGAAGCTGTCCGAGGTGTCGCTGCGGCGGAATCTGTTTATTCAGGGGAGGGAGCATTGGCCGCGTGCGTCGGCGGGTGGCCTGACGATGGGGGAGGTGAAAAAGTCGGAGGATGGGCTGTCTACGGAATATGCGTACTTGCATGGGAAGGATTACGATGCTGCGCAGGGTGTGTTTTGGGCGTTTGTGCAGATTGGAGATCCGATGCGGATGGTGCATTTGCTCAAGGAGATTC CATATCATGTCTCTACGCTCCTGCAAGTAAGTAGTGTAGCGAAGCAGGACCAAAATATGGCGCTGGCAGCAGAACTCTGTGAACGGGCGCTCTTCACGTTTGGCCGGGTAGCTACGTCTGCGTTTCGACAGGATGTTGAGCATGGCCGTGCTCGCTTGGACTTTCGACGGCCGGAGAATCGTCAGTTTTGGCTCGCTGGGTATCACTACCTGCGAAGCTTGATACGAAAAGGGGCGTATAGGACAGCCCTGGAGTGGGCGAAGCTTTTATATTCGTTGGATCCGCAAGATCCGTATGCGATGAGGCACTACATTCACTTTTTGGCAGTTCGCGCCTACGAGTCAAAGTGGTTGGTTGAGTTTCTGGACCAAATGGCCCTCGTGGCAGATCATCCGGACATGATATATCTGCGGCAGAGTCTGGTGCCCGCCAAGCTGCAGATGGGTGATACCGACGGTGCTAgggagcttcttgaacatggaaTCAGGACGGTACCGTGGCTGTATTGCGCCCTGTTTCAAGAGTTGAATCTCGATACGCCGCCGTCGATATGGGGCATCAACGCCGACTCGGACTCCAGAAACTTCTGGGTGAAGCTGTACATTTACCAGGCTAAGGAGCTTTGGAACAATGGGCAATCAACACCCTTCTTGCAGCAGGTGGCTCAGAGCGTGGAGAAAGTTGATGCGAAGGCTCTTCCTTCACAGGACCCGGCTGTCGATCGAGGTGCCACGAGATTAGCCTACCTCGAGGGTCAAACATCCCTGCTTGCCCTTGCGCCGCGCAACCTGCTGGACGTGCAGCCAAATTACGAATTCGACCCCTTACCACCACCCAAGGATGAGAATATTTTTACGGGTGAAAGCACACGATTACCCTGGGGACGGGAGAGGGAGAACCAGGCACAGGACGACCAGCAGCACGGTCGTGCGGATGAATTAGTGGCCAGGATGCAGAATTTACTGGCTAGGCGAGGCGTGGCgcctggtgctggtgctggagcaGGGGCAGCAGCACCAGGTGGAATGATGGGCATGGTGAATGCTGGCGGTGACgtggatgacgaggatgacgagATCAGGGCCTTGAGGGccgcagatgatgaagagctgCAGAGGGATATTGAGGCCCACATGAATTGGGGCACTGAGCAGGGTTTCTTGGGTACGTTGATGCAGTTGCTGGGCGTTGGGAGGCGAGCCAACGATGAGGGagtcgatgaagatgatcaaggtgatgatggggatggtcCTCCTGGTTCGTGGCCGGAGGATACAGATGCCAGGtaa